Proteins encoded by one window of Streptomyces sp. LX-29:
- a CDS encoding type I polyketide synthase: protein MNKDAAGSKGAPVNNEDKLRDYLKRATADLRQARRRLREVEDRHQEPIAIVAMSCRYPGGVRTPEDLWRLVAGGEDAVSGFPTDRGWDLETLYDADPDQAGSSYVSEGGFLYDAGAFDPTVFGISPREALAMDPQQRLLLETSWEAFERAGIDPTAMRGSRTGVFAGVMYHDYTSRLDSVPEGVEGFLGTGSSGSIASGRVSYVFGLEGPAVTVDTACSSSLVTLHMAVQALRAGECSLALAGGVTVMATPSTFTEFSRQRGLAADGRCKPFAAAADGTGWGEGVGMLLVERLSDAQKNGHPVLAIVRGSAINQDGASNGLTAPNGPSQQRVIHQALTNGRLSAEDVDAVEAHGTGTTLGDPIEAQALLATYGQDRPADQPLLLGSIKSNIGHTQAAAGVAGIIKMVKAIEHGVLPRTLHVDEPTPHVDWSAGAVSLLTENTPWPETGRPRRAAVSSFGFSGTNAHTILEQAPAPEQDETAAAEEQPPAATTAPEVLPWPVSGKSAAALREQAERLLARLTAAPALRPVDVGLSLATTRAALDHRAVVQGADREALLAGLAALAAGSMAAGVVQGSAVGGRVAFVFPGQGSQWVGMAVELMDASPVFAARIEECASALAEFCDWSLVDVLRGAEGAPSLERVDVVQPVLFAVMVSLAELWRSFGVQPAAVVGHSQGEIAAACVAGILSLQDAARVVALRSQAIGRVLAGKGGMVSIALPVAQVRERIAAWGEDRISVAAVNGPSSVVVSGEPEALDELIASCEADEVRARKVPVDYASHSAQVELLRDELLKLLAPVTPRAAEVPFLSTVTGEWVEGPELDAAYWFTNLRQTVELESAVRRLLDEGFGAFIESSAHPVLAMGVQETAEDAGREAAAIGSLRRDEGGLGRFLTSLGEAWTRGVAVDWTTVYEGTGAARVELPTYAFQHQHYWLESGAAAPAAATPATDPVEARFWEAVEREDWQALATELAVDGDERVSALLPALATWRKQSRKQSTVDGWRYRVTWKPLADGPAARLSGSWLLVTPATVAEGDWARGAARVLAERGADVRVLAVDTDTDDRESLTGLLRQAAAEEGPFSGVLSLLALEDRPHPVHTSVPAGVAAELALLQALGDAEIAAPLWFATRGAVATGRADRLESPAQALIWGLGRVAALEHGERYGGLIDLPALPETADDRALARLVTVLAGAEEEDQVAIRPSGLFVRRLVRSLLAETPAVREWQPAGTTLVTGGTGALGAHVARWLARNGAEHLVLTSRRGIDAPGAAELRDELTALGAEVTVAACDVADRKAVEALLAGIPAERPLTAVVHTAAVLDDGVIEGLTPEQVDRVLKVKVDATLHLHELTRDLDLSAFVLFSSFAATFGAPGQGNYAPGNAFLDAFAEWRRAAGLPATSVAWGPWGEGGMAEGGVGDRMRRHGVIEMSPELAVTALQHVMDRDETVLTVVDMEWKRFVLAFTSGRSRPLLHDLPEAREVIEDMRGDAEADDADAAALTQQLAGLPEAEQERLLLELVRTAVATVLGYAGADAVEAVRAFKELGFDSLTAVELRNRLSAASGLKLPPTLIFDYPTPTALAKHLRVELSGGQLAAAAPLPTAQALADDEPIAIVAMSCRFPGGVRTPEELWQLLTSGGDALSEFPADRGWDVESLYNPDPNAQGTSYTREGGFLTGAAEFDPTFFGISPREAMAMDPQQRLLLETSWEAFERAGIDPATLQGSQSGVFVGTNGSDYSILMRNTTDGYEGHLATGSAASVVSGRLSYVFGLEGPAVTVDTACSASLVALHLAVQALRNGECELALAGGVTVMATPGTFIEFSRQRGLSSDGRSKAFSSDADGFSPAEGVGMLLVERLSDARRHGHPVLAIVRGTAINQDGASNGLTAPNGPSQQRVIRQALANARLTTADVDVIEAHGTGTTLGDPIEAQALLATYGQGRQEDRPVLLGSIKSNIGHAQAAAGVAGVMKMVLAMRHGVVPESLHIAEPTPHVDWSAGAVSLVTEATPWPDSGAPRRAGISSFGFSGTNAHAIVEQAPAPEQDEPVAAAEPEGQPTGALPWVVSGKTQAALRAQAEKLLTHLEAGPDLRPADLGYSLATTRSVLDERAVLVGTDRDDLRRGLDALARGQALPQLVQGAGIGGKAAFLFPGQGSQWVGMAVGLLDASAVFAARIDECAVALAEFTDWSLVDVLRGAEGAPSLERVDVVQPVLFSVMVSLAELWRSLGVRPAAVVGHSQGEIAAACVAGALSLQDAARVVTLRSQAIGRVLAGKGGMVSVALPVSRVRERIAAWGEDRISVAAVNGPSSVVVSGEPEALDELIASCEADEVRARKVPVDYASHSAQVELLRDELRELLAPVRPQAPEIPFLSTVTGEWVEGPELDADYWFTNLRRTVELEAAVRRLLNEGFGVFIESSAHPVLTMGVQETAEDAGREAAAFGSLRRDEGGLDRFWLSLGEAWTRGVAVDWDAVYEGTGAQRVDLPTYAFQHQHLWPRAAEPAPGAETLPADAVDARFWEAVEREDLESLAGTLEFRGDEALTSLGAVLPALASWRKQSRELSALDGWRYRVTWKPLAEGAAARLSGTWLLVVPESALTDDWTLGALRALAERGADVRQLTLSAVELDRESVTRRVHEELDGAAPVAGVLSLLALDERPAPGTDSVNAGLAGTAALIQALGDAGVDAPLWCATRGAVSVSRSDRPDHPAQALAWGLGRTAALEYPERWGGLVDLPQTADDRAVGRLLTVLAAADGEDQLAVRAAGVFARRLGRAPLADSAPVREWQPAGTTLVTGGTGALGAHVARWLARNGAEHLVLTSRRGIDAPGAAELRDELTALGAEVTVAACDVADRKAVEALLAGIPAERPLTAVVHAAGVLDDGVLDALTPKRFAAVLGPKADAARHLHELTRDLDLSAFVLFSGIAGTLGDAGQGNYAAANAYLDALAEQRRADGLPATSVAWGRWGDTGLAAGGAIGERLDRGGVPAMAPDSAIRALQQALDHADTVVAVADIQWDRFAYGYTAVRPSPFIGDLAEVRRLAEAAPAGGGEAGATADPAQALRQKLAGMSQAEQSLVVLELVRTNAAAALGHPSTDEVGAGRAFKELGFDSLIALELRNRLGAATGQKLPATLVFDYPTPAALAEYLRAEITQDGGAAAAAPGVAELEKLESALSVIDPAAEDDETRADIAARLQALLARWDAPRASAAESTGETVTEKLQEATPDEVFDFIEKELGI from the coding sequence ATGAACAAAGACGCAGCTGGGAGTAAGGGCGCGCCCGTGAACAACGAGGACAAGCTCCGCGACTACCTCAAGCGGGCGACGGCCGACCTGCGTCAGGCCCGCCGCCGGCTCCGCGAGGTCGAGGACCGGCACCAGGAGCCCATCGCGATCGTCGCGATGAGCTGCCGCTACCCGGGCGGGGTGCGCACCCCCGAAGACCTGTGGCGGCTGGTCGCGGGCGGCGAGGACGCCGTCTCCGGCTTCCCGACCGACCGCGGCTGGGACCTCGAGACCCTCTATGACGCCGACCCCGACCAGGCCGGATCCAGCTATGTCAGCGAGGGCGGATTCCTCTACGACGCCGGCGCGTTCGACCCGACCGTCTTCGGGATCTCGCCGCGTGAGGCGCTGGCGATGGACCCGCAGCAGCGGCTGCTGCTGGAGACGTCCTGGGAGGCGTTCGAGCGGGCCGGCATCGACCCCACCGCGATGCGCGGCAGCCGCACGGGCGTCTTCGCCGGCGTGATGTACCACGACTACACCTCGCGGCTGGACTCCGTGCCCGAGGGCGTCGAGGGCTTCCTGGGCACCGGCAGCTCCGGCTCCATCGCCTCCGGCCGCGTCTCCTACGTCTTCGGCCTGGAGGGCCCGGCCGTCACCGTCGACACGGCCTGCTCCTCGTCGCTGGTGACCCTGCACATGGCGGTGCAGGCGCTGCGCGCCGGCGAGTGCTCGCTGGCGCTGGCCGGCGGTGTCACCGTGATGGCGACCCCGTCCACCTTCACCGAGTTCAGCCGGCAGCGCGGGCTCGCCGCCGACGGCCGCTGCAAGCCCTTCGCGGCCGCCGCGGACGGCACCGGCTGGGGCGAGGGCGTCGGCATGCTGCTGGTCGAGCGGCTGTCGGACGCGCAGAAGAACGGCCACCCGGTCCTCGCGATCGTGCGCGGCTCGGCCATCAACCAGGACGGCGCCAGCAACGGCCTGACCGCCCCCAACGGCCCGTCCCAGCAGCGCGTCATCCACCAGGCGCTCACCAACGGCCGGCTCTCCGCCGAGGACGTGGACGCCGTCGAGGCGCACGGCACCGGCACCACCCTCGGCGACCCGATCGAGGCGCAGGCCCTCCTCGCCACGTACGGCCAGGACCGCCCGGCCGACCAGCCGCTGCTGCTGGGCTCCATCAAGTCCAACATCGGCCACACCCAGGCCGCCGCCGGCGTCGCCGGCATCATCAAGATGGTCAAGGCCATCGAGCACGGCGTGCTGCCCAGGACCCTGCACGTCGACGAGCCCACCCCGCACGTCGACTGGTCGGCGGGCGCCGTCTCGCTGCTCACCGAGAACACCCCGTGGCCGGAGACCGGCCGCCCGCGCCGCGCCGCCGTCTCCTCCTTCGGCTTCAGCGGCACCAACGCCCACACCATCCTGGAGCAGGCCCCCGCCCCGGAGCAGGACGAGACGGCGGCCGCCGAGGAGCAGCCGCCGGCCGCGACCACGGCGCCGGAGGTGCTGCCGTGGCCGGTGTCCGGCAAGAGCGCCGCCGCCCTGCGCGAGCAGGCCGAGCGGCTGCTCGCGCGGCTGACCGCCGCCCCGGCGCTCCGCCCGGTCGACGTGGGCCTGTCGCTGGCCACCACCCGCGCCGCCCTCGACCACCGCGCCGTGGTCCAGGGCGCCGACCGTGAAGCGCTGCTGGCTGGGCTGGCGGCGCTGGCGGCCGGCTCGATGGCGGCGGGTGTGGTGCAGGGCTCGGCCGTCGGCGGCCGCGTCGCCTTCGTCTTCCCGGGCCAGGGCTCGCAGTGGGTCGGGATGGCGGTGGAGCTGATGGACGCCTCGCCGGTGTTCGCGGCCCGGATCGAGGAGTGCGCCTCCGCCCTCGCGGAGTTCTGCGACTGGTCGCTGGTGGACGTCCTCCGGGGCGCCGAGGGCGCGCCGTCGCTGGAGCGCGTCGACGTCGTCCAGCCGGTCCTCTTCGCCGTGATGGTCTCCCTCGCCGAGCTGTGGCGCTCCTTCGGCGTCCAGCCGGCGGCCGTCGTGGGCCACTCCCAGGGCGAGATCGCCGCCGCCTGCGTGGCGGGGATCCTGTCCCTCCAGGACGCCGCGCGGGTCGTCGCGCTGCGCAGCCAGGCCATCGGCCGCGTCCTGGCCGGCAAGGGCGGCATGGTCTCCATAGCCCTCCCGGTGGCCCAGGTCCGCGAGCGCATCGCGGCGTGGGGCGAGGACCGTATCTCGGTGGCGGCCGTCAACGGCCCGTCCTCCGTGGTCGTCTCCGGTGAGCCGGAGGCGCTGGACGAGCTGATCGCCTCCTGCGAGGCGGACGAGGTCCGGGCCCGTAAGGTGCCCGTGGACTACGCCTCGCACTCCGCGCAGGTGGAGCTGCTCCGCGACGAGCTGCTGAAGCTCCTCGCCCCGGTGACGCCGCGGGCGGCCGAGGTGCCGTTCCTGTCCACCGTCACCGGCGAGTGGGTCGAGGGCCCCGAACTGGACGCCGCGTACTGGTTCACCAACCTCCGCCAGACCGTCGAGCTGGAGAGCGCGGTGCGGCGCCTGCTGGACGAGGGCTTCGGCGCCTTCATCGAGTCCAGCGCCCACCCCGTGCTCGCCATGGGCGTCCAGGAGACCGCCGAGGACGCCGGCCGCGAGGCCGCCGCCATCGGCTCCCTCCGCCGCGACGAGGGCGGCCTGGGCCGCTTCCTCACCTCGCTGGGCGAGGCGTGGACCCGCGGCGTCGCCGTCGACTGGACCACGGTCTACGAGGGCACCGGCGCCGCGCGCGTCGAACTCCCCACCTACGCCTTCCAGCACCAGCACTACTGGCTGGAGTCCGGCGCCGCCGCCCCGGCCGCCGCCACCCCGGCCACGGACCCGGTCGAGGCCCGCTTCTGGGAGGCCGTGGAGCGCGAGGACTGGCAGGCGCTCGCCACCGAGCTCGCCGTCGACGGCGACGAGCGGGTCAGCGCGCTGCTGCCCGCCCTCGCCACCTGGCGCAAGCAGAGCCGCAAGCAGTCCACCGTGGACGGCTGGCGCTACCGCGTGACCTGGAAGCCGCTGGCCGACGGGCCGGCCGCGCGGCTCTCCGGCAGCTGGCTGCTGGTCACCCCGGCGACCGTCGCCGAGGGCGACTGGGCGCGGGGCGCGGCCCGCGTCCTCGCCGAGCGCGGCGCCGACGTCCGCGTGCTCGCCGTCGACACCGACACGGACGACCGCGAGTCCCTGACCGGGCTGCTCCGGCAGGCCGCGGCCGAAGAGGGCCCGTTCAGCGGCGTGCTGTCGCTGCTGGCCCTGGAGGATCGGCCACACCCCGTGCACACCTCCGTCCCCGCCGGGGTCGCCGCCGAACTGGCGCTCCTCCAGGCGCTGGGCGACGCCGAGATCGCCGCGCCGCTGTGGTTCGCCACCCGCGGCGCCGTGGCCACCGGCCGCGCCGACCGGCTGGAGTCCCCGGCGCAGGCCCTGATCTGGGGCCTCGGCCGGGTGGCCGCCCTGGAGCACGGCGAGCGATATGGCGGACTCATTGACCTACCCGCCCTACCGGAGACCGCCGACGACCGGGCGCTGGCCCGGCTGGTCACCGTGCTGGCCGGGGCCGAGGAGGAGGACCAGGTCGCGATCCGGCCCAGCGGGCTGTTCGTGCGCCGCCTGGTGCGCTCCCTCCTCGCCGAGACGCCCGCCGTACGGGAGTGGCAGCCGGCCGGCACCACGCTGGTCACCGGCGGTACGGGCGCGCTGGGCGCGCACGTGGCCCGCTGGCTGGCCCGTAACGGCGCCGAGCACCTGGTGCTCACCAGCCGTCGCGGCATCGACGCCCCCGGCGCGGCCGAGCTGCGCGACGAACTGACCGCCCTGGGTGCCGAGGTGACCGTCGCGGCCTGCGACGTCGCCGACCGCAAGGCGGTGGAGGCGCTGCTGGCCGGCATCCCGGCGGAGCGGCCGCTGACCGCCGTGGTGCACACCGCCGCCGTCCTCGACGACGGCGTGATCGAGGGCCTGACGCCCGAGCAGGTCGACCGGGTGCTCAAGGTCAAGGTCGACGCCACGCTCCACCTGCACGAGCTCACCCGGGACCTGGACCTGTCCGCGTTCGTGCTCTTCTCCTCCTTCGCCGCCACCTTCGGCGCCCCCGGCCAGGGCAACTACGCACCGGGCAACGCCTTCCTGGACGCCTTCGCCGAGTGGCGCCGCGCCGCCGGGCTGCCCGCCACCTCGGTGGCCTGGGGCCCGTGGGGCGAGGGCGGCATGGCCGAGGGCGGCGTGGGCGACCGGATGCGCCGCCACGGCGTCATCGAGATGTCGCCCGAACTGGCCGTCACCGCGCTCCAGCACGTCATGGACCGGGACGAGACGGTGCTCACCGTCGTCGACATGGAGTGGAAGCGCTTCGTCCTCGCCTTCACCTCCGGCCGCTCCCGGCCGCTGCTGCACGACCTGCCCGAGGCCCGCGAGGTCATCGAGGACATGCGGGGCGACGCGGAGGCGGACGACGCCGACGCCGCCGCCCTCACCCAGCAGCTCGCCGGACTGCCCGAGGCCGAGCAGGAGCGGCTGCTGCTGGAGCTGGTGCGCACCGCGGTCGCGACCGTGCTGGGCTACGCCGGCGCCGACGCCGTCGAGGCCGTGCGCGCCTTCAAGGAGCTGGGCTTCGACTCGCTCACCGCGGTCGAACTGCGCAACCGGCTCAGCGCCGCCAGCGGCCTCAAGCTGCCGCCGACGCTGATCTTCGACTACCCGACCCCGACCGCGCTGGCCAAGCACCTGCGCGTCGAACTCTCCGGCGGACAGCTGGCGGCCGCGGCCCCGCTGCCCACCGCGCAGGCCCTGGCCGACGACGAGCCCATCGCGATCGTCGCCATGAGCTGCCGCTTCCCCGGCGGCGTGCGCACCCCCGAGGAGCTGTGGCAGCTGCTGACCTCCGGCGGCGACGCGCTCTCGGAGTTCCCGGCCGACCGCGGCTGGGACGTGGAGTCCCTGTACAACCCGGACCCGAACGCGCAGGGCACCAGCTACACCCGCGAGGGCGGCTTCCTCACCGGCGCCGCCGAGTTCGACCCCACCTTCTTCGGCATCTCCCCGCGCGAGGCGATGGCGATGGACCCGCAGCAGCGGCTGCTGCTGGAGACCTCGTGGGAGGCGTTCGAGCGGGCCGGGATCGACCCGGCGACGCTCCAGGGCAGCCAGTCCGGGGTCTTCGTCGGCACCAACGGCTCCGACTACTCGATCCTCATGCGGAACACCACCGACGGCTACGAGGGCCACCTGGCCACCGGCAGCGCCGCCAGCGTGGTCTCCGGCCGGCTCTCCTACGTCTTCGGCCTGGAGGGCCCGGCGGTCACCGTCGACACCGCCTGCTCCGCCTCGCTGGTGGCGCTGCACCTGGCCGTCCAGGCGCTGCGCAACGGCGAGTGCGAACTGGCCCTCGCCGGCGGCGTGACCGTGATGGCCACCCCCGGCACCTTCATCGAGTTCAGCCGCCAGCGCGGACTCTCCTCCGACGGCCGCAGCAAGGCGTTCTCCTCGGACGCCGACGGCTTCAGCCCCGCCGAGGGCGTGGGCATGCTGCTGGTCGAGCGGCTCTCGGACGCCCGCCGACACGGGCACCCCGTGCTCGCGATCGTCCGCGGCACCGCCATCAACCAGGACGGCGCCAGCAACGGCCTCACCGCGCCGAACGGCCCGTCGCAGCAGCGCGTCATCCGGCAGGCACTCGCCAACGCCCGGCTGACCACCGCGGACGTCGACGTGATCGAGGCGCACGGCACCGGCACCACCCTCGGCGACCCGATCGAGGCCCAGGCGCTGCTGGCCACCTACGGCCAGGGACGCCAGGAGGACCGGCCGGTGCTGCTCGGCTCCATCAAGTCCAACATCGGCCACGCCCAGGCGGCCGCCGGCGTCGCGGGCGTGATGAAGATGGTGCTCGCCATGCGCCACGGCGTGGTGCCCGAGTCGCTGCACATCGCCGAACCGACCCCGCACGTCGACTGGTCGGCGGGCGCGGTCTCCCTCGTCACCGAGGCCACCCCGTGGCCGGACAGCGGCGCTCCGCGCCGGGCCGGCATCTCCTCCTTCGGCTTCAGCGGCACCAACGCCCACGCCATCGTGGAGCAGGCCCCCGCCCCGGAGCAGGACGAGCCCGTGGCCGCCGCGGAGCCGGAGGGGCAGCCGACCGGCGCCCTGCCGTGGGTGGTCTCCGGCAAGACCCAGGCCGCGCTCCGCGCCCAGGCCGAGAAGCTGCTCACCCACCTCGAGGCCGGCCCCGACCTCCGCCCGGCCGACCTCGGCTACTCCCTCGCCACCACCCGCTCCGTCCTCGACGAGCGCGCGGTGCTGGTGGGCACGGACCGCGACGACCTCCGCCGCGGGCTGGACGCCCTGGCCCGTGGCCAGGCCCTGCCCCAGCTGGTGCAGGGAGCCGGAATCGGGGGTAAGGCCGCATTCCTGTTCCCGGGACAGGGGTCACAATGGGTAGGCATGGCCGTCGGGCTGTTGGATGCTTCGGCAGTGTTCGCCGCCCGGATTGATGAGTGTGCCGTCGCTCTCGCGGAGTTCACCGACTGGTCGTTGGTGGACGTCCTGCGTGGGGCGGAGGGCGCGCCGTCCCTGGAGCGCGTCGACGTCGTCCAGCCGGTGCTGTTCTCCGTGATGGTCTCCCTGGCGGAGCTGTGGCGCTCCCTGGGTGTGCGGCCGGCGGCCGTCGTGGGCCACTCGCAGGGCGAGATCGCGGCCGCGTGCGTGGCCGGTGCGCTCTCCCTCCAGGACGCGGCGCGGGTGGTCACCCTGCGCAGCCAGGCGATCGGCCGGGTGCTGGCGGGCAAGGGCGGCATGGTCTCCGTGGCGCTGCCCGTCTCCCGGGTGCGCGAGAGGATCGCCGCGTGGGGCGAGGACCGGATCTCGGTGGCGGCCGTCAACGGCCCGTCCTCCGTGGTCGTCTCCGGTGAGCCGGAGGCCCTGGACGAGCTGATCGCCTCCTGCGAGGCGGACGAGGTCCGGGCCCGTAAGGTGCCGGTGGACTACGCCTCGCACTCCGCGCAGGTCGAGCTGCTCCGCGACGAGCTCCGCGAACTCCTCGCCCCCGTACGGCCCCAGGCGCCCGAGATCCCGTTCCTGTCCACTGTCACCGGTGAGTGGGTCGAGGGTCCGGAGCTGGACGCCGACTACTGGTTCACCAACCTGCGCCGGACCGTCGAGTTGGAGGCCGCCGTGCGGCGGCTGCTGAACGAGGGCTTCGGCGTCTTCATCGAGTCCAGCGCCCACCCGGTGCTGACGATGGGCGTGCAGGAGACCGCCGAGGACGCCGGCCGCGAGGCCGCCGCGTTCGGCTCGCTCCGCCGCGACGAAGGGGGCCTGGACCGCTTCTGGCTCTCCCTCGGCGAGGCGTGGACCCGCGGCGTGGCCGTCGACTGGGACGCCGTCTACGAGGGCACCGGCGCCCAGCGCGTCGACCTGCCCACCTACGCCTTCCAGCACCAGCACCTGTGGCCGCGGGCGGCCGAGCCGGCACCGGGTGCCGAGACGCTGCCCGCCGACGCCGTCGACGCCCGCTTCTGGGAGGCCGTCGAGCGCGAGGACCTGGAGTCGCTCGCCGGGACCCTGGAGTTCCGGGGCGACGAGGCACTGACCTCGCTCGGCGCCGTCCTGCCCGCGCTGGCCTCCTGGCGCAAGCAGAGCCGCGAGCTGTCCGCGCTGGACGGCTGGCGCTACCGCGTGACCTGGAAGCCGCTCGCCGAGGGCGCCGCCGCGCGGCTCTCCGGCACCTGGCTGCTGGTCGTGCCGGAGTCCGCGCTCACCGACGACTGGACGCTCGGCGCGCTGCGCGCGCTCGCCGAGCGCGGCGCCGATGTACGGCAGCTCACCCTGAGCGCCGTGGAGCTGGACCGCGAGTCGGTCACCCGCCGGGTCCACGAGGAGCTGGACGGGGCCGCGCCGGTCGCCGGGGTGCTCTCGCTGCTGGCCCTCGACGAGCGGCCCGCGCCCGGCACCGACAGCGTCAACGCCGGCCTGGCCGGCACCGCCGCGCTGATCCAGGCGCTGGGCGACGCCGGGGTCGACGCGCCGCTGTGGTGCGCCACCCGCGGCGCCGTCTCCGTCAGCCGCTCCGACCGCCCCGACCACCCGGCCCAGGCGCTCGCCTGGGGCCTGGGCCGCACCGCCGCCCTGGAGTACCCGGAGCGCTGGGGCGGACTGGTCGACCTGCCGCAGACCGCCGACGACCGGGCGGTGGGCCGGCTGCTCACCGTCCTGGCCGCCGCCGACGGGGAGGACCAGCTCGCCGTCCGCGCCGCGGGCGTCTTCGCCCGCCGACTGGGCCGCGCCCCGCTGGCCGACTCCGCCCCCGTACGGGAGTGGCAGCCGGCCGGCACCACGCTGGTCACCGGCGGCACGGGCGCGCTGGGCGCGCACGTGGCCCGCTGGCTGGCCCGTAACGGCGCCGAGCACCTGGTGCTCACCAGCCGTCGCGGGATCGACGCCCCCGGCGCGGCCGAGCTGCGCGACGAACTGACCGCCCTGGGTGCCGAGGTGACCGTCGCGGCCTGCGACGTCGCCGACCGCAAGGCGGTGGAGGCGCTGCTGGCCGGCATCCCGGCGGAGCGGCCGCTGACCGCCGTGGTGCACGCGGCGGGCGTGCTCGACGACGGGGTGCTGGACGCCCTGACGCCGAAGCGGTTCGCGGCGGTGCTCGGCCCCAAGGCCGACGCCGCCCGCCACCTGCACGAGCTCACCCGGGACCTGGACCTGTCCGCGTTCGTGCTGTTCTCCGGCATCGCGGGCACCCTCGGCGACGCCGGGCAGGGCAACTACGCGGCGGCCAACGCGTACCTGGACGCGCTGGCCGAGCAGCGCCGGGCCGACGGGCTGCCCGCGACCTCGGTGGCCTGGGGCCGCTGGGGCGACACGGGCCTCGCGGCCGGCGGCGCCATCGGCGAGCGGCTGGACCGCGGCGGCGTGCCCGCCATGGCGCCGGACTCGGCGATCAGGGCGCTCCAGCAGGCCCTGGACCACGCCGACACGGTCGTGGCCGTCGCCGACATCCAGTGGGACCGCTTCGCCTACGGCTACACGGCGGTGCGGCCCAGCCCCTTCATCGGCGACCTGGCGGAGGTCCGGCGGCTGGCCGAGGCCGCCCCGGCCGGCGGCGGCGAGGCCGGTGCCACGGCCGACCCGGCGCAGGCGCTGCGGCAGAAGCTGGCCGGGATGTCCCAGGCCGAACAGTCCCTGGTCGTCCTGGAGCTGGTGCGCACCAACGCGGCCGCCGCGCTGGGGCACCCCTCGACCGACGAGGTCGGCGCGGGGCGGGCGTTCAAGGAGCTGGGCTTCGACTCGCTGATCGCGCTGGAGCTGCGCAACCGGCTGGGCGCGGCCACCGGCCAGAAGCTGCCGGCCACGCTGGTCTTCGACTACCCGACGCCGGCCGCGCTGGCCGAGTACCTGCGGGCCGAGATCACGCAGGACGGCGGCGCGGCGGCGGCCGCACCGGGCGTCGCGGAGCTGGAGAAGCTCGAGTCCGCGCTCTCGGTGATCGACCCGGCCGCGGAGGACGACGAGACCCGGGCGGACATCGCCGCCCGACTCCAGGCCCTGCTGGCCCGGTGGGACGCGCCACGCGCGAGCGCGGCGGAGTCCACCGGCGAGACGGTGACGGAAAAGCTGCAAGAGGCAACGCCCGATGAGGTCTTCGACTTCATCGAAAAAGAACTCGGTATCTAG